In Hemicordylus capensis ecotype Gifberg chromosome 13, rHemCap1.1.pri, whole genome shotgun sequence, a single window of DNA contains:
- the FOXL3 gene encoding forkhead box L3 yields the protein MFDNTQYPYNCFNYDGDDYPACSSDEEKKFTRPAYSYIALIAMAIQQSPSNKVTLSGIYDFIMKKFPYYRTNQRAWQNSIRHNLSLNSCFVKVPRTEGNDKGKGNYWSFASGCESMLDLFENGNYRRRRRRRNVKREPREKRPTGEQDCLPALSPVDFPNISCPDKIMESQPKLLESSQLFPNAATASRESLNSSSLGKSESEIKFSIDYILSAPDPLPALRSPYHMQDHKYQLLDSQQLNLQFWTM from the exons ATGTTTGATAACACTCAGTATCCCTATAACTGCTTTAATTATGATGGGGATGATTATCCAGCCTGCAGTTCGGACGAAGAGAAGAAATTCACTAGACCAGCGTACAG ctacattgctttaaTTGCAATGGCTATTCAGCAGAGCCCTTCCAACAAAGTAACTCTTTCTGGCATTTACGACTTCATCATGAAGAAATTCCCTTATTACCGGACGAACCAGCGAGCCTGGCAAAACTCCATCCGGCATAACCTCTCGCTCAACAGCTGCTTTGTCAAG GTTCCCCGGACAGAAGGCAACGACAAGGGTAAAGGGAATTACTGGAGTTTTGCGTCAGGATGTGAGTCGATGCTGGACTTGTTTGAAAACGGGAATTACCggagacggaggaggaggaggaacgtgAAACGGGAACCCCGCGAAAAAAGGCCGACTGGCGAGCAAGACTGCCTGCCCGCATTATCCCCGGTGGACTTCCCAAACATCTCCTGCCCGGACAAGATTATGGAATCCCAGCCCAAACTTTTAGAGTCTTCTCAGCTTTTTCCAAATGCCGCCACTGCCAGCCGAGAGAGTCTAAACAGCTCCTCCTTAGGAAAATCTGAGTCCGAAATTAAATTTAGCATTGATTACATTCTCTCCGCCCCAGACCCATTGCCTGCTCTGAGGTCTCCGTATCACATGCAAGATCACAAATACCAGCTCTTGGATTCTCAGCAACTTAACCTTCAGTTTTGGACAATGTGA